TTGTCTTAACTGATCGGCATTACGGCCTGGCCGGTTTTTTTTATTGCTTCAGCAATCAGCCCCGACGCTGGCGTACTGCGGCAGCCAACTGGCGCAGCAGTTTTTCGGTGTCGCTCCAGCCGATACAGGCATCGGTCACGCTTTTGCCGTAAACCAGTGCGTCACCGCTCTCCAGATTCTGATTACCCTCAACCAGATGACTTTCGACCATCACACCCATGATGGCACGCTCGCCCCCGGCAACCTGACGGCAAACATCCTCACAGACATCCATCTGTTTCTTGAACTGCTTGCTGCTGTTGGCATGGCTGAAATCGATCATCACCTGCACGGGCAAACCGGCTTTTTCCAAACCGACTTTCACAGCCTGAACATGTTGTGCACTGTAGTTAGGCTCTTTGCCGCCGCGCAGAATGATGTGGCAGTCGTGATTGCCGCTGGTATTCACAATCGCAGAGTGACCCCACTTGGTCACAGACAGGAAGCAGTGCGGTGCACGGGCGGCATTAATCGCATCAATTGCCACCTTGATAGTGCCATCCGTACCATTCTTGAACCCAACCGGGCAAGAGAGCCCTGATGCCAGCTCACGATGCACCTGCGATTCAGTGGTACGCGCACCAATGGCCCCCCAGCTCATCAAGTCTGCCATGTACTGCGGGGTGATCATATCCAGAAACTCACCCGCAGCCGGTAAACCGGTGTCATTAATTTCCAGCAGCAACTGACGTGCAATACGTAACCCGTCATTAATCTGGAAACTGTTATCCATATGCGGATCGTTAATCAAGCCTTTCCAGCCAACGGTCGTGCGCGGTTTTTCAAAATAGACTCGCATCACCACTTCTAAATCGCCATGCAGTTCTTCACGTAACGATAATAGCTGTGCCGCATACTCTTTGGCGGCGATGGGGTCATGAATCGAGCAAGGGCCAATCACCACCAGCAGGCGATCATCACTGCCTTTGAGGATTTTATGGATGGCGCTGCGGGCATTAAATACCGTTTGTGCTGCACGTTCGGTGGCAGGGAATTTCTCCAATAATGCAACGGGGGGAAGTAACTCTTTAATTTCTTTGATTCTCAAATCGTCATTCTGGTAATTCATAATGGGTCCATGTCTCCAGGGCTGCGAAGGGAGCCTTCCCTCTCAGCCCAGAGTAAAAACAGAAAAATAAAAATGTCGTGAACATATTGCAGGCTGGCGATGATAAGTCAAGCGGCCAAAAAATAACGCCATGTCTCGACAAGGCGTTTTACCGGTTCTCGGCGATGTGTCCATGTTAAATGCCACACCAGCCCTATCACGTAATATTTACGCCACACGCGCCAAAGGGTGAGAATGATTGACCCTGGCACTGTTTATCCACAACCGGCTCCCATTGAGCGCAATACCGGTCAGGATAAGATACTGCAATGACATGGCATAGACGCCCTGACAGGCAAAGATAACGACGCTTATCACGTCAATTACCACCCACAGTAACCAGTTTTCCACATATTTTCTTGTCATTAGCAGCATGGCGGCGACCGAGAGCACCGTCATGGCGGAGTCCCAGAAGGGGAATGCATCCGGTTGCAGTTCAGGCATCGAAACATCCAGCCCAATCGCCTGCATCAGCGCCACCGCAATCTGACTTAGCAAGGCAAAGAAAGCATCGATATAACGTGACATCAGCAGTGTGGCAATAACACATCCCGCTCCCCAGAGCACCGCCTGACGGCGAGACAGCCAGCGAATGCGCAGCTCGGTTTGCCGATCGCCGGTTTTGCGGCTCCAGGCATACCAGCCATACACGTTGGCGGCGATGAAAAAAATTTGCAGTAACAGGCTGGCGTAAAGCTGAATCTGAAAGAAAATCAGCGCAAATAATGACACATTGATCAAACCGAACAGGTAGTTCTGCGTTTTTTCCAGACTGGCAAGCCAGATGCATGCCAACCCCGATAACGTTCCCAGCGCTTCAATC
This sequence is a window from Dickeya aquatica. Protein-coding genes within it:
- the aroG gene encoding 3-deoxy-7-phosphoheptulonate synthase AroG; protein product: MNYQNDDLRIKEIKELLPPVALLEKFPATERAAQTVFNARSAIHKILKGSDDRLLVVIGPCSIHDPIAAKEYAAQLLSLREELHGDLEVVMRVYFEKPRTTVGWKGLINDPHMDNSFQINDGLRIARQLLLEINDTGLPAAGEFLDMITPQYMADLMSWGAIGARTTESQVHRELASGLSCPVGFKNGTDGTIKVAIDAINAARAPHCFLSVTKWGHSAIVNTSGNHDCHIILRGGKEPNYSAQHVQAVKVGLEKAGLPVQVMIDFSHANSSKQFKKQMDVCEDVCRQVAGGERAIMGVMVESHLVEGNQNLESGDALVYGKSVTDACIGWSDTEKLLRQLAAAVRQRRG
- the pnuC gene encoding nicotinamide riboside transporter PnuC, which codes for MDFFSTSTILVHIPLGAKGYDLSWIEALGTLSGLACIWLASLEKTQNYLFGLINVSLFALIFFQIQLYASLLLQIFFIAANVYGWYAWSRKTGDRQTELRIRWLSRRQAVLWGAGCVIATLLMSRYIDAFFALLSQIAVALMQAIGLDVSMPELQPDAFPFWDSAMTVLSVAAMLLMTRKYVENWLLWVVIDVISVVIFACQGVYAMSLQYLILTGIALNGSRLWINSARVNHSHPLARVA